A window from Temnothorax longispinosus isolate EJ_2023e chromosome 1, Tlon_JGU_v1, whole genome shotgun sequence encodes these proteins:
- the Sap-r gene encoding prosaposin: MKEILIALGAILAVAAGVVITAEPKDGLLGVDECTWGPSYWCENLKTAKGCNAVKNCIHKYWEQMEVPEDNDSVCGICKDMVKQARDQLESNQTQQDLKDVFEGSCKLIHIEPIVDECINIVDQFIPELVETLASQMNPSVVCSVAGLCNNAHIDKLLAQYPTPIKKAETKSVLLKNDELEPDECTKCYTIAKYMENKLHRTPQNTMLLQFLNICGQLSSFSDSCSAIIMTHFDTIYNHLQNNFNADNICHLSGQCSGKYHKHENSTDVVPNVEITPLSSVGMVEVEDDLPCKLCEQLVGHLKDLLVANTTELEFKEVLLGLCKQTKSFADECKAIVDEYYSQIYEYLTNGLDSNVVCQISGICPSPGKAIQGPIWPLVPVDVAKVGLGIMKQEQPQKDEVEVAIGKEHPKSEADEMQLPLERFMPIPLLQAESLNGPKACTLCEYLLHYIQDTMTNPVTEEKVKGLLERVCKKIPSSIEGECQEFINTYGDAIVAILVQEIDPSQVCPMIRICPSEELLNMMEKIPKQFTITSEQDKPSCPLCLLAVTQIYNVIKDNKTEANIIAELNKLCSHLPRSLTDQCTDFVKSYSRELVEMLLADLTPQEVCALLHLCDPTKDVGPKPVNIAAKDGEILTNEIPEYPLRILQPTNFLDDGVCIICEFAMQYIDKAIGNQKTRDKIEKAVHGVCNHLPKTVAKECNSFVDEYADALISILSEDVTPKEACTVLGLCKVSMIQIQESVSECALCRAIISHIDKLLGNDSKVDADIEAVVKKVCKYLPADRRDKCDKMVEIYGPSIINMLKDQVDSSKMCSKMALCSSSDYFAMSFKNPRISRSIVS, from the exons ATGAAGGAGATCCTGATCGCGCTCGGCGCGATTCTGGCTG tTGCAGCCGGAGTGGTCATAACTGCTGAACCGAAAGATGGTCTTTTAGGTGTAGATGAATGTACGTGGGGTCCGAGTTACTGGTGCGAGAACCTAAA GACAGCTAAGGGATGCAATGCTGTCAAGAATTGTATTCATAAATACTGGGAGCAGATGGAAGTTCCAGAGGATAATGATAGTGTATGCGGAATTTGTAAAGATATGGTGAAACAGGCGCGAGATCAATTGGAAAGTAATCAGACTCAACAAGACCTGAAAGATGTCTTTGAGGGAAGCTGCAAATTGATTCACATTGAACCAATTGTTGATGAATGTATCAATATTGTGGATCAATTTATCCCCGAGCTTGTGGAGACATTGGCATCTCAAATGAATCCATCTGTCGTTTGCTCTGTCGCAGGACTCTGTAACAATGCTCACATTGATAAATTGCTTGCACAGTATCCAACTCCAATTAAG aaggCCGAAACAAAGTcagttttattaaagaatgatGAACTCGAGCCTGACGAGTGTACTAAATGCTACACAATAGCAAAGTATATGGAAAACAAATTACATCGAACTCCGCAGAACACGATGCTCCtacaatttttgaatatttgtgGTCAACTTAGTTCTTTCTCAGATTCCTGTTCGGCCATTATTATGACTCATTTTGATACCATTTATAACCATCTACAGAATAATTTCAATGCTGATAACATATGTCACTTGTCGGGACAGTGCAGCGGCAAATATCATAAGCATGAAAATAGTACAGACGTG GTTCCAAACGTAGAGATAACACCACTGTCAAGTGTAGGCATGGTAGAAGTCGAAGATGATCTCCCGTGTAAGTTGTGTGAGCAACTTGTTGGTCATTTGAAAGATCTTCTAGTTGCAAACACAACGGAGTTAGAATTTAAAGAAGTTCTCTTGGGCCTTTGTAAACAAACTAAATCTTTCGCCGACGAg tGTAAAGCCATAGTTGATGAGTATTACTCGCAAATTTATGAATATCTTACAAACGGCTTGGATAGCAATGTTGTCTGTCAAATTTCTGGAATTTGTCCTAGTCCTGGCAAAGCGATACAA GGACCTATTTGGCCTTTGGTCCCAGTAGACGTAGCAAAAGTAGGATTGGGTATAATGAAGCAGGAACAACCTCAAAAAGATGAGGTTGAAGTAGCTATTGGCAAAGAACATCCAAAATCAGAAGCTGACGAGATGCAGTTGCCACTTGAAAGATTCATGCCTATTCCTTTACTGCAAGCCGAAAGTCTTAATGGACCGAAAGCGTGTACATTGTGCGAATATTTGTTGCATTATATTCAAGACACTATGACAAATCCTGTAACAGAG gAGAAAGTGAAAGGACTTCTTGAAAGAGTGTGTAAAAAGATACCTTCTTCCATTGAAGGCGAATGTCAAGAATTCATAAATACTTATGGGGATGCAATCGTGGCCATACTTGTCCAAGAAATAGATCCATCGCAG GTTTGTCCCATGATACGTATTTGCCCATCAGAGGAATTATTGAACATGATGGAAAAAATTCCTAAGCAGTTCACCATTACAAGTGAACAAGATAAGCCAAGTTGTCCATTGTGTTTGCTTGCAGTAACGCAGATTTATAACGTTATCAAAGACAACAAAACTGAG GCTAACATTATAGcagaattgaataaattatgtagTCATTTGCCACGTAGTTTGACCGATCAATGTACGGATTTTGTGAAGTCGTATAGTAGAGAACTTGTAGAGATGCTACTTGCAGACTTGACTCCTCAGGAAGTATGCGCCTTACTTCATTTGTGTGATCCAACCAAAGATGTTGGTCCAAAACCTGTCAACATTGCTGCAAAGGATGGAGAGATAT TAACCAATGAGATACCTGAGTATCCGTTACGTATACTTCAGCCCACAAACTTTTTAGACGATGGTGTGTGCATAATTTGCGAATTTGCAATGCAATATATTGATAAAGCGATTGGTAATCAAAAGACACGGGATAAGATCGAAAAGGCAGTGCATGGTGTATGCAATCATTTACCAAAAACAGTTGCAAAGGAATGCAATAGTTTTGTCGATGAGTATGCTGACGCTCTGATAAGTATCCTCTCAGAAGATGTCACTCCTAAAGAGGCCTGTACCGTGCTAGGTCTTTGCAAAGTGAGCATGATACAGATTCAAG aatcCGTATCTGAATGTGCCTTATGTCGAGCAATTATATCGCATATCGACAAGCTGTTAGGTAATGATTCAAAGGTGGACGCTGATATCGAGGCAGTTGTTAAGAAGGTGTGCAAGTATTTACCAGCAGATAGACGAGACaag TGCGACAAGATGGTGGAAATTTACGGGCCGAGCATAATAAATATGCTGAAAGATCAAGTGGATAGCAGTAAGATGTGCAGCAAAATGGCTCTGTGCTCTTCCAGTGATTACTTTGCGATGTCATTTAAGAATCCACGTATATCGCGATCAATTGTTTCGTAA